A stretch of Suncus etruscus isolate mSunEtr1 chromosome 9, mSunEtr1.pri.cur, whole genome shotgun sequence DNA encodes these proteins:
- the LOC126017735 gene encoding olfactory receptor 5A1-like, with amino-acid sequence MESNISVEEERNQSSVVMFVFMGLIDDKELQLILFPVFLGIYLITLFWNLCLIILIRVDSHLHIPMYFFLSCLSFIDICLTSSISPKMLFDFFKDKKTISFVGCAIQYFVGCWMGLSECCLLVVMAYDRYVAIGNPLQYSTIMEPGLCQKMVAGVFWIGFFSSLVQTVPCFKLDFCGSNVIQHFFCDLPQIITLSCSNPFVTQIIIFLVALFVGFGSLLMILLSYGFITASILKISSVKGSAKAFNTCASHLAVVTLFYGAALSVYMHSSSSHTKRKDKVLSVAYVILIPMLNPLIYSLRNKEIKEAFKRMMKKTLAHLL; translated from the exons ATGGAATCAAACATCTCTGtggaagaggaaagaaatcaGAGTTCAGTGGTTATGTTTGTTTTCATGGGACTCATAGATGACAAAGAGCTGCAGCTTATCCTCTTTCCAGTCTTCCTGGGGATCTATCTCATAACCTTATTCTGGAACCTGTGTTTGATCATACTCATTAGAGTAGACTCTCATCTGCACATacctatgtatttttttctcagcTGCCTTTCATTTATAGACATTTGCCTTACTTCTTCCATTAGCCCCAAAATGCTTTTCgattttttcaaagataaaaaaactATCTCTTTTGTTGGCTGTGCCATTCAATACTTTGTTGGGTGCTGGATGGGCTTGTCTGAGTGCTGCCTTCTTGTTGTCATGGCTTATGACAGATATGTGGCTATTGGGAACCCTTTGCAGTACTCGACCATCATGGAACCTGGGCTCTGTCAGAAGATGGTTGCTGGAGTCTTCTGGATTGGTTTCTTTAGTAGCTTAGTCCAAACAGTGCCTTGCTTTAAACTTGACTTCTGTGGCTCAAATGTCATTCAACATTTCTTCTGTGACTTACCCCAGATCATTACTTTGTCTTGCTCTAACCCTTTTGTCacccaaataattatttttcttgtagctCTGTTTGTTGGCTTTGGGTCTTTGCTCATGATTCTGTTATCCTATGGTTTTATCACAGCTTCCATCTTGAAAATATCCTCAGTGAAAGGTAGTGCCAAAGCCTTCAATACCTGTGCCTCCCACCTAGCAGTTGTGACACTCTTCTATGGTGCAGCCCTCTCTGTGTACATGCATTCGAGTTCTAGTCACACCAAGAGGAAAGACAAAGTGCTTTCAGTGGCCTATGTTATCCTCATTCCCATGTTAAATCCTCTTATCTATAGTCTAAGAAACAAAGAGATCAAAGAGGCCTTTAAGAGGATGATGAA AAAAACTCTGGCTCACTTACTATGA
- the LOC126018729 gene encoding olfactory receptor 5A1-like, with amino-acid sequence MEEGSNYTSVVMFVLLGLTDDTELQLTLFPIFLGMYLVTLFWNLSLIILIRMDSHLHTPMYFFLSFLSFIDICYSSSISPRMLSDFFKDEKVISFLACATQYFVACWMALTECCLLAAMAYDRYVAIGNPLQYSTIMAPGLCQKMAAGALGSGLFNSLFQTIPCFNLYYCKSNVVQHFFCNLPQIITLSCSSPFITQIILFLEALVVGLGSLFIILLSYGFITASILKISSIKGSLKAFNTCASHLAVVALFYGTALAVYMRPSSNHPRKQDKVLSVFYVIIIPMLNPLIYSLRNKEIKEALKRVMKRMRYVPH; translated from the coding sequence ATGGAAGAGGGTAGTAATTATACCTCAGTGGTCATGTTTGTTCTCTTGGGACTCACAGATGACACCGAGTTGCAGCTTACTCTCTTTCCAATCTTCCTAGGAATGTATCTTGTGACCTTATTCTGGAACCTTAGTCTGATTATCCTAATCAGAATGGATTCACACCTGCACACACCCATGTACTTTTTTCTCAGTTTCCTTTCATTCATCGACATCTGCTATTCTTCTTCCATCAGCCCAAGAATGCTATCAGACTTCTTCAAAGACGAAAAAGTAATTTCCTTCCTTGCTTGTGCCACCCAGTATTTTGTTGCGTGCTGGATGGCTCTGACAGAGTGTTGCCTCTTGGCTGCCATGGCTTATGACAGATATGTGGCTATTGGGAATCCACTACAGTACTCAACCATCATGGCGCCTGGGCTCTGTCAAAAGATGGCTGCTGGAGCACTAGGGAGTGGTTTGTTTAACAGTTTATTTCAAACAATCCCTTGCTTTAATCTCTACTACTGTAAATCCAATGTTGTTCAGCACTTCTTCTGTAATTTACCTCAGATTATTACCTTGTCTTGCTCTAGTCCCTTCATCactcaaataattctttttctggaAGCTCTAGTTGTTGGGTTGGGTtccttattcattattttattatcctATGGTTTTATTACAGCTTCGATCTTGAAAATATCTTCCATCAAAGGCAGTCTTAAGGCCTTTAATACCTGTGCTTCTCACCTTGCAGTTGTAGCACTCTTCTATGGCACAGCTCTGGCTGTGTATATGCGCCCTAGTTCTAACCACCCTAGGAAACAAGACAAAGTATTGTCAGTGTTCTATGTTATTATTATTCCCATGTTAAATCCTCTCATCTATAGTCTGAGGAACAAGGAGATCAAAGAGGCCCTTAAGAGAGTGATGAAAAGGATGAGATATGTACCTCACTAG